The following is a genomic window from Prevotella sp. E13-17.
ATGGTCTAGATGCCAATGAAATGGATACACGAATCCGTTCTGTTTTAGGTAGGTATTCCGACTTTGATTTTACTATCAGAATGGATGTCGAGGCGGAAAAAGAAAAAAATAAAGGCATAACTACGTATCATTTTCATTCTACAGATTATGTCACGTTCAGAAGAATGGAATACAGTGAAGAGACTGGAACTACAGAATGGAAAGAGAATATAAAAATCTCGCGTGGAGAAGAGAACATCTTCAAATGGTGTTTCTTCCTAGCTATTGTCCAAATGACCGTTGATAAGGCAGAAGCATATAAATGGGTGAAATACATCTATATTGATGACCCAATTTCTTCATTGGATGATAATAACGCCATACTTGTTGCCAGTCATCTCGCTTCATTGATAAAACAAGACACAAACAATCTACATACGATAATTTCTACGCATCATGGCTTGTTCTATAATGTGATGTGTAATGAGTTGGGTAATAATGCTCCTAAATATTATTTATATAAAGAAAACGAAGAAGGAGATGATGTCACTAAACAAACCAAATTTCTATGGAAGATAAAAGACTTAAGAGATACTCCTTTTTTCCAACATGTATCATTAATAAAAGAACTGAATAAGGCTGTAAGTGATGAAGGGCAGCTGTTTACTTATCATTTCAATATGTTGAGAAATGTATTGGAAAAAACTGCGGCATTTCATGGTTTTAACAGATTTAGTGATTGTATTAAAAAATTTGATGACGACCCAGATGAACAATTATATTCACGAATGATTAATATTTTCAGTCATGGTAATTACTCTGTATTTG
Proteins encoded in this region:
- a CDS encoding AAA family ATPase, encoding MPNQLKDSYSNLSELAQDLRNSEKKNIIIFAHNGVGKTSLSVEFKNIAKNAGASDTLYYNAFTEDLFYWDNDLENDEVRVLRFNRRSHFFDGLDANEMDTRIRSVLGRYSDFDFTIRMDVEAEKEKNKGITTYHFHSTDYVTFRRMEYSEETGTTEWKENIKISRGEENIFKWCFFLAIVQMTVDKAEAYKWVKYIYIDDPISSLDDNNAILVASHLASLIKQDTNNLHTIISTHHGLFYNVMCNELGNNAPKYYLYKENEEGDDVTKQTKFLWKIKDLRDTPFFQHVSLIKELNKAVSDEGQLFTYHFNMLRNVLEKTAAFHGFNRFSDCIKKFDDDPDEQLYSRMINIFSHGNYSVFEPVEMNDENKNYFKKIYADFKKQFPFNEDL